The genome window ACGCGGGCGCTGTGCGGCGCTTCGGGCCGACGGGTGCGCGTCGGACGCTGATGGTTGCGGGCGCGATCATCGTGCTGGCCGTGCTGGTGCAGGTCTGGGCCAACGTGTGGACCAACAAGCTGTGGTTCGACAGCCTGGGCTTCTCCTCGGTGTTCCGGACCGAGTACCTCACCAAGGCGCTGATGTTCCTCGGTGGCGCGCTCATCGTCGGCGGGCTGATCTGGTTCAGCATGTGGATCGCGTTCCGGCAGCGGCCGATCTACGCGCCGTCGACCGGCGACCTGGACGCCATGGACCGCTACCGAGAAGCCATCGAACCCA of Flexivirga oryzae contains these proteins:
- a CDS encoding UPF0182 family protein, translating into MTSSDEPTGGDGRNPEHAGAVRRFGPTGARRTLMVAGAIIVLAVLVQVWANVWTNKLWFDSLGFSSVFRTEYLTKALMFLGGALIVGGLIWFSMWIAFRQRPIYAPSTGDLDAMDRYREAIEP